The Marinobacter sp. SS13-12 region TGCTCGGTGGAGGCCAGCACACCTGGCCACCTGAGGACATCCAGGGCACTGATGTGGGCCGGATTATCCAGCATCTTGTTGATGTGATTGGCCGCCTCATTCACCGCATGGGCCACATCCTCGTCGATCTCGAACCCCTGCGACGCAGCTTCCGTTGTCTGCAGGCGAATGGCCACATCCACCTTGCCCCGTCGCAGTTGTTTGCGCAGCTGTTCGCGAAAACTGTTTTCCAGTTCCCGAAGTGCCTCGGGTAGTCGGAAGGACGGCTCCAGGTAACGGTGATTGACCGTGCGAATCTCGCAGGTGAGCGTTCCCCAGTTCTCCTGGGTATCCTGGCGGGCAAAGGCCGTCATACTTCTGATCATGGTGACTCCGCGTTTGGAAAGAAGCAGTACCTTCAGTCTAGCAGGGTGACTGCCCGAACATCGAACAGACGTCTCTGGCTGCGTGTTATACTCCGTAATCTTTCGACATTGCAATCGACCAGGACTGATGTCCTGGACACTCACTACTGATACCAGGAACGACTATGAGACCGAGCGGAAGAACGCCGGAACAATCCCGAGATATTCGCATTACACGCCACTACACCCGCCACGCCGAAGGTTCCGTGCTGGTGGAATTCGGCGACACCAAGGTGATCTGCACCGCCTCTATCGAAAACAAGGTCCCACCGTTTCTGCGGGGCGAAGGCAAGGGCTGGATCACTGCCGAGTACGGCATGCTGCCCCGCTCTACCGGCAGCCGCATGGGCCGCGAAGCCGCCCGTGGCAAACAGGGTGGACGTACCGTGGAAATCCAGCGTCTCATCGGCCGCTCCCTGCGCGCCGCGGTTGACCTGAGCGCCCTGGGCGAACACTCGATTACTATCGACTGCGACGTTATCCAGGCTGACGGTGGCACCCGCACGGCTGCTATCACCGGGGGCTGTGTGGCACTTGTAGACGCGCTGAACCATCTGGTTAAAGAGGGCCGGCTGAAAAAGTCGCCTCTGAAGCAGATGATTGCGGCTTTCTCAGTCGGTGTTTACAAGGGTACGCCGGTGCTGGATCTGGATTACCCGGAAGACTCCGAAGCCGAGACCGACATGAATGTGATCATGACGGATCAGGGAGGTTTCATTGAGATTCA contains the following coding sequences:
- the rph gene encoding ribonuclease PH yields the protein MRPSGRTPEQSRDIRITRHYTRHAEGSVLVEFGDTKVICTASIENKVPPFLRGEGKGWITAEYGMLPRSTGSRMGREAARGKQGGRTVEIQRLIGRSLRAAVDLSALGEHSITIDCDVIQADGGTRTAAITGGCVALVDALNHLVKEGRLKKSPLKQMIAAFSVGVYKGTPVLDLDYPEDSEAETDMNVIMTDQGGFIEIQGTAEGAPFEQEELDGMLKLAKLGISQLFEAQKAALEV